A genome region from Sphaerisporangium krabiense includes the following:
- a CDS encoding DeoR/GlpR family DNA-binding transcription regulator: protein MLQRARHAEIMRRVRLAGATSVRELAAQFGVSPSTIRRDLRALDRDGTLRRVRGGALADAEPHAEPRGEPPGEPAASGADADEEAVAARAAALVGDGDVVLLDVGTATTRLARHLRGRPVTVVTSSVAVLDVLRGDPAVEMLLLGGMLRRARHSLVGVLTEQALRQVSADHVFLSAGGVRPDGRVTDSARAEVPLKRAMMAAAGQVVLLVDRHRFPGTGPLRVCGPDEVDIVVTNDGADEATLRALGAAGARVLLT from the coding sequence GTGCTCCAGCGCGCCCGGCATGCCGAGATCATGCGGCGTGTCCGTCTCGCCGGGGCGACGAGCGTCCGCGAGCTGGCCGCCCAGTTCGGCGTCAGCCCTTCGACGATCCGCCGCGACCTTCGCGCCCTCGACCGCGACGGCACCCTCAGGCGCGTGCGCGGCGGGGCCCTGGCCGACGCCGAGCCGCACGCCGAGCCACGGGGAGAGCCGCCTGGCGAGCCCGCCGCCTCCGGAGCCGACGCGGACGAGGAGGCGGTGGCCGCCCGCGCCGCCGCGCTCGTCGGCGACGGCGACGTCGTGCTGCTCGACGTCGGCACGGCCACCACGCGCCTCGCCCGCCACCTGCGCGGCCGGCCCGTCACGGTCGTCACCTCCAGCGTGGCCGTCCTCGACGTCCTGCGCGGCGATCCCGCGGTCGAGATGCTGCTGCTCGGCGGCATGCTGCGCCGCGCGCGCCACTCGCTGGTCGGCGTGCTCACCGAGCAGGCCCTGCGCCAGGTGTCCGCCGACCACGTCTTCCTGAGCGCCGGCGGCGTGCGGCCCGACGGGCGGGTCACCGACTCCGCCCGCGCCGAGGTGCCGCTGAAGCGCGCCATGATGGCGGCGGCGGGCCAGGTCGTCCTGCTGGTGGACCGGCACAGGTTCCCGGGCACCGGCCCGCTGCGGGTGTGCGGGCCCGACGAGGTCGACATCGTGGTGACCAACGACGGCGCCGACGAGGCCACGCTGCGCGCGCTCGGCGCGGCGGGCGCGCGGGTGCTGCTGACATGA